From a region of the Halomonas sp. HL-93 genome:
- a CDS encoding cytochrome ubiquinol oxidase subunit I: MELDPLLLSRIQFAFVVCFHAIFPVFTIGLASYIAVLHGLFYKTDNQAWDRLALFWTKVFAVVFGMGVVTGIVMSFQFGTNWSNFSYATSNFLGPVLSYEVVTAFFLEAAFLGVLLFGRGKVPEGVHLFAAIMVAVGTFISSFWILSANSWMQTPAGYEMIDGHFHITSWMAAIFNPSFWYRFVHMGMASFLTGGFVVAGISAWFLLRNRDVEANKKALSMCLWLLLFLAPAQAVIGDFHGLNTLEHQPTKVAAMEGNWETGSNVPLLLFALPDQEAQTNHFEIGIPSLASIVLTHSADGEVPGVSEAAPDEQPPVALVFWSFRVMVAIGMLMIGVAIAGLLLRRRGRVFQSPLFLKTLVGMIVSPFLAVLAGWVVTEAGRAPWLVYGVMTHAQGLTPSLTGGMALFTLIGYVAVYTVVFWVGIYYLTRVVRNGMIPDTAEVTGEVERAKRPFSAAHTPFDGDFEGASK; this comes from the coding sequence ATGGAGCTCGATCCGCTGTTACTCTCGCGAATACAGTTCGCGTTTGTCGTTTGCTTTCACGCCATCTTCCCCGTGTTTACGATCGGTCTAGCGTCTTATATCGCCGTACTGCACGGTCTGTTCTATAAAACGGACAACCAGGCTTGGGATCGCCTGGCGCTGTTCTGGACCAAGGTATTTGCCGTGGTGTTCGGCATGGGCGTGGTAACCGGCATTGTGATGTCGTTCCAGTTTGGTACTAACTGGAGCAACTTCTCCTATGCAACGTCTAATTTCCTGGGGCCGGTGCTGAGCTATGAAGTGGTGACGGCTTTCTTCCTGGAAGCGGCCTTTCTTGGTGTCTTGCTGTTTGGTCGAGGCAAGGTGCCTGAAGGGGTCCACCTGTTTGCCGCTATCATGGTGGCCGTGGGCACCTTCATCTCGTCGTTCTGGATTCTCTCCGCCAATAGCTGGATGCAGACGCCTGCCGGCTATGAAATGATCGACGGTCATTTCCATATCACTTCCTGGATGGCAGCAATCTTCAACCCCTCCTTCTGGTATCGCTTTGTCCATATGGGGATGGCGTCGTTCCTGACCGGTGGTTTTGTGGTGGCGGGAATCAGCGCCTGGTTCCTGCTGCGTAATCGCGACGTCGAGGCGAATAAAAAAGCGCTCTCGATGTGCCTGTGGCTGCTTTTGTTCCTGGCGCCTGCGCAGGCCGTCATCGGGGATTTCCACGGTCTGAATACGCTCGAGCATCAGCCGACCAAAGTGGCGGCCATGGAAGGTAACTGGGAAACCGGGTCCAACGTTCCGCTTCTGCTGTTCGCTCTTCCCGACCAGGAGGCGCAGACCAACCACTTCGAAATCGGCATCCCCAGCCTTGCAAGTATCGTGCTTACGCACAGTGCCGACGGTGAAGTTCCCGGCGTCAGCGAAGCGGCCCCTGACGAACAGCCTCCTGTGGCGCTGGTGTTCTGGTCATTCCGCGTGATGGTGGCGATCGGAATGTTGATGATCGGCGTGGCGATTGCGGGGCTGTTGTTACGCCGCAGGGGGCGCGTCTTCCAATCGCCGCTCTTCCTCAAGACGCTGGTGGGTATGATTGTGTCGCCTTTCCTTGCCGTGCTTGCCGGCTGGGTGGTTACCGAAGCGGGGCGCGCGCCCTGGTTGGTATACGGTGTTATGACCCATGCCCAGGGGCTGACACCTTCGCTCACTGGCGGAATGGCGCTGTTTACCCTGATTGGATACGTCGCGGTTTATACCGTCGTTTTCTGGGTAGGTATTTACTACCTGACCCGTGTGGTACGTAACGGCATGATCCCAGATACTGCGGAAGTAACCGGTGAAGTCGAGCGGGCAAAACGGCCTTTCTCAGCGGCCCATACGCCGTTCGATGGTGATTTTGAAGGAGCGAGCAAATGA
- a CDS encoding helix-hairpin-helix domain-containing protein translates to MTDSPQHLDGCLEAVQTLYKTVEQLLYEPATEARLITAMTHCHKVHQTLMADTPSAATRAALARTEQFIIASAEDYYRQLPDSSKTTLNGNERTKLFGNRLMALDGIGPATAMQLMERGIFTPEQLFDLSFNALKALDLPPASHARVASLHSTQHVKTPD, encoded by the coding sequence ATGACGGACTCGCCCCAACACTTAGATGGCTGCCTTGAAGCGGTTCAAACACTCTACAAAACAGTGGAGCAGCTACTCTACGAACCCGCCACCGAGGCGCGGCTTATTACCGCCATGACCCATTGCCATAAAGTCCATCAGACGCTGATGGCTGATACACCTTCAGCCGCGACAAGAGCTGCATTGGCACGTACAGAACAATTTATCATTGCCTCTGCCGAGGACTATTATCGCCAGCTACCTGATAGCTCCAAGACAACCCTCAACGGGAACGAGCGGACGAAGCTGTTTGGCAACCGTTTAATGGCCCTTGATGGCATTGGCCCTGCAACGGCTATGCAGCTAATGGAGCGTGGCATTTTTACCCCCGAACAGCTATTTGACCTATCGTTTAACGCACTTAAGGCACTGGACCTGCCTCCGGCGTCTCACGCTCGTGTCGCATCGCTCCACAGCACCCAACACGTCAAGACACCAGACTGA
- a CDS encoding asparaginase — MPRPRLLIIYTGGTLGMRAGEYGLVPSGDIESRLANAFRQLPLMQQQALPSYDVLSYLELIDSSAATPSHWAQLAHDIAERLTDYQGFVIIHGTDTLSWTAASLAYQLQGIDRPVIFTGAMLPLEAPGSDALDNLYGALRFADESNVQEVAIYFHGRLLRGVRATKQHSESVDAFTSPNYPLLGERVGDDIVHYPSRGLAEQQRGAPRFELPDYDTLREGSIIRLVLWPGITAWQLAAWLDDPRVKGGVLQLWGAGNLPNDPSLLAVLAKASGEGKLLVAISQCPQGSVHLGAYAAGQGLHDAGVLSGDDMTPEATFSKLVHLLAQPLTNENRRQRFLTPLVGER, encoded by the coding sequence ATGCCGCGCCCTCGCCTGTTAATCATTTACACTGGCGGAACGCTAGGCATGCGCGCCGGCGAATATGGGCTAGTCCCCTCGGGCGATATTGAATCTCGATTAGCAAACGCGTTTCGTCAATTACCGCTAATGCAACAGCAGGCGTTACCCAGTTATGACGTATTAAGTTACCTTGAGTTAATCGACTCCAGTGCCGCGACACCCAGCCACTGGGCGCAGCTAGCGCATGATATCGCTGAGCGCTTAACTGACTACCAAGGGTTTGTGATCATTCACGGTACCGACACGCTCAGTTGGACAGCGGCGAGCCTCGCCTATCAACTTCAAGGAATTGACCGGCCTGTTATTTTCACCGGCGCCATGCTGCCTCTGGAAGCACCGGGCAGCGACGCTCTGGACAATCTCTACGGTGCGTTACGCTTTGCAGACGAATCAAACGTGCAAGAAGTGGCGATTTACTTTCACGGCAGATTGCTACGTGGCGTTCGCGCGACCAAGCAACACAGCGAATCGGTCGATGCGTTTACCAGCCCGAACTACCCGTTGCTGGGCGAACGTGTAGGTGACGATATTGTTCACTATCCCAGTCGCGGCTTGGCCGAACAGCAGCGAGGAGCCCCTCGTTTTGAACTACCCGACTACGACACACTCCGTGAAGGCTCTATCATTCGCTTGGTATTGTGGCCCGGTATCACGGCTTGGCAATTAGCGGCCTGGTTAGACGACCCACGCGTGAAAGGAGGTGTGCTCCAGTTGTGGGGGGCTGGCAACCTTCCCAACGATCCATCGCTGTTAGCCGTTCTTGCAAAGGCCAGTGGCGAAGGCAAACTGCTCGTCGCCATTAGCCAGTGCCCTCAAGGCAGCGTGCATTTAGGAGCTTATGCCGCCGGTCAGGGGCTGCACGATGCCGGCGTCTTATCAGGCGATGACATGACACCGGAAGCTACGTTTAGCAAACTCGTCCATCTGTTGGCGCAGCCGCTAACGAACGAGAATCGTCGTCAGCGCTTCTTAACACCTTTGGTAGGTGAGCGTTAA
- a CDS encoding calcium/sodium antiporter: MLLALIAVVVGLILLIWSAEKFIDGAAATSRWLGLSPLLIGMLVIGFGTSAPEMMVSVLAAMQGNPGLAVGNAYGSNIVNIGLVLGFVALLAPLAVHSSVIRKEMPLLLVVMLVTGLMLLDGWVARWEAVCLLLTLLVFIVVSIVRSRGQQDDALVSEVAETLDSKPMSRGTAMMWTLVGLVLLIASSRLLVWGAIEIAVRFGISDLIIGLTVVAIGTSLPELASSITALRRNEHDMVLGNVVGSNLFNSLAVVGLAGVIAPIETGQEVLQRDWSVMLVMTVLMMIFAFSWRGRPRRINRFEGGGLLALFIAYTGYMVSLVVLA, encoded by the coding sequence ATGTTACTTGCTCTCATCGCCGTTGTCGTTGGCTTGATACTACTTATATGGAGTGCTGAAAAGTTTATTGACGGCGCAGCGGCGACCTCCCGCTGGCTGGGGCTATCGCCGCTATTGATCGGCATGCTGGTGATTGGCTTTGGCACTTCGGCCCCGGAAATGATGGTGTCGGTTCTTGCCGCCATGCAGGGCAACCCGGGGCTGGCGGTGGGTAACGCCTACGGGTCGAATATCGTCAATATTGGACTGGTGCTGGGTTTCGTGGCCTTGCTTGCCCCCTTGGCTGTTCACTCAAGCGTCATCCGAAAAGAAATGCCGTTGTTACTGGTGGTAATGCTGGTAACCGGCCTGATGTTGCTCGATGGGTGGGTGGCCCGTTGGGAGGCTGTCTGTCTATTGCTGACGCTGCTGGTATTTATCGTTGTCAGCATTGTGCGTTCGCGAGGCCAGCAGGACGATGCGCTTGTCTCTGAAGTGGCCGAAACCCTCGATAGCAAGCCGATGTCCCGTGGCACAGCCATGATGTGGACGCTGGTAGGCTTGGTGTTGTTGATCGCCAGCTCGCGGCTGCTGGTGTGGGGGGCCATCGAGATCGCCGTGCGTTTTGGTATCAGCGATCTGATTATTGGCTTGACCGTTGTGGCCATTGGTACGTCCCTGCCGGAATTGGCGTCGTCGATTACGGCGCTGCGCCGCAACGAACATGACATGGTGCTGGGGAATGTGGTGGGGTCGAACCTGTTTAACAGCCTCGCCGTGGTGGGGTTGGCGGGTGTTATCGCCCCGATTGAAACCGGGCAGGAAGTGCTTCAGCGTGACTGGAGCGTCATGCTGGTCATGACCGTGCTGATGATGATCTTTGCGTTTTCCTGGCGGGGTCGCCCACGGCGCATCAACCGCTTTGAAGGGGGTGGTTTACTAGCCCTGTTTATTGCCTACACTGGCTATATGGTGAGCTTGGTGGTGCTCGCGTAA
- the pqiB gene encoding intermembrane transport protein PqiB gives MADENNVHSNEPHSDAALHRAKPGPQTRLSPIWIVPIVALVIGLWLVYDNYSSRGTMVTLTMENAEGIEAGNTLIRSRNVEIGRVQSVQLSDDLSQAVLRARIQPEAEAMLREDSRFWVVKPRIGREGISGLGTVLSGAYIQLQPGSSSAPQREFEVRDTPPVAPAGVAGLQISLVSQLGNSLRVGDPVSYQGFTVGRIEETRFDAESSTMHHQVFIEEPYDQLVTESTRFWTASGIDFRLDADGVRVNVESIEALLGGGVTFGVPEDLPMGKPVDNDTRFELYTDEDSARQGTFNRYLEYVLLVDDTVRGLSKGAPVEFRGVRLGTVAAVPWNFTAPQPDSREQFAIPVLIRIEPQRLGIENSEVDLDEWDGRLKRMFTLGLRASLKNGNLLTGAMFVDLNFRRELASQYVPESFSDRTVFPTVSGGFAQIQAQVTDLLEKLNSLEIEPLLTGLDQNLQASESVLEEVRGVSESLNQLLNDPETQSLGGNVNRTLEELQETLDGLSPESAAYQELTSTVERLDRVIRDVQPLTRTLSENPRALLFDSVETEDPIPRAPRE, from the coding sequence ATGGCTGACGAAAACAATGTTCACTCCAATGAGCCACATAGTGATGCGGCTTTGCACCGAGCCAAACCCGGCCCCCAGACACGGCTCTCGCCTATTTGGATTGTGCCCATTGTCGCCTTAGTCATCGGTTTATGGCTGGTGTACGACAACTATTCTAGCCGCGGTACGATGGTTACCTTAACGATGGAGAACGCCGAAGGTATAGAAGCAGGTAACACACTGATTCGTAGCCGCAATGTGGAAATTGGCCGCGTGCAAAGCGTTCAGCTGTCTGATGATCTTTCTCAGGCGGTATTGCGAGCGCGCATTCAGCCTGAAGCAGAAGCCATGCTGCGTGAAGATAGTCGCTTCTGGGTGGTTAAACCGCGCATTGGGCGTGAAGGAATTAGCGGTTTGGGTACGGTCCTTTCGGGTGCTTATATCCAACTCCAACCCGGCTCTTCATCCGCACCTCAGCGAGAGTTCGAAGTAAGGGATACCCCACCTGTGGCGCCCGCAGGGGTCGCTGGATTGCAAATCAGCTTAGTCAGCCAGTTGGGCAATTCATTGAGAGTTGGCGACCCTGTTTCCTATCAGGGTTTCACCGTAGGTCGTATAGAAGAAACTCGCTTCGATGCCGAATCAAGCACCATGCACCATCAAGTATTCATTGAAGAACCCTACGACCAACTGGTCACTGAAAGCACGCGTTTCTGGACGGCCAGCGGCATCGATTTTCGCTTAGATGCCGACGGGGTGCGTGTCAATGTTGAATCAATTGAGGCCCTCCTGGGTGGTGGGGTTACGTTTGGCGTACCAGAAGACCTCCCAATGGGGAAACCTGTCGATAATGACACTCGTTTTGAGCTCTACACGGATGAAGATAGCGCTCGGCAAGGCACTTTTAACCGCTATTTGGAGTACGTCCTGCTTGTCGACGATACCGTACGAGGTCTCTCCAAAGGGGCTCCAGTCGAGTTTCGTGGCGTCCGCCTTGGTACCGTGGCGGCTGTGCCATGGAATTTCACAGCGCCACAGCCTGACTCCCGCGAGCAATTTGCTATTCCGGTATTGATCCGTATCGAACCGCAGCGTCTGGGCATTGAAAATAGCGAGGTCGATTTAGATGAGTGGGATGGTCGTCTAAAAAGAATGTTTACACTGGGTCTGCGCGCGTCACTTAAGAACGGCAACCTACTGACGGGTGCCATGTTTGTGGATTTAAACTTCCGCCGCGAGCTAGCTTCCCAATATGTTCCGGAATCGTTCTCCGATCGCACGGTATTCCCCACGGTCTCTGGTGGTTTTGCGCAAATCCAAGCCCAGGTAACCGATTTATTGGAAAAGCTTAACAGCTTGGAAATCGAGCCGTTATTAACGGGGCTTGACCAGAATTTACAGGCTTCTGAATCGGTGCTTGAAGAAGTACGCGGCGTAAGCGAATCCTTGAATCAGCTACTTAACGATCCAGAAACCCAATCCCTGGGCGGCAACGTGAACCGCACGCTTGAAGAACTACAAGAGACGCTCGATGGCTTGTCCCCCGAGTCGGCGGCCTATCAAGAACTGACGTCGACGGTCGAACGGCTTGACCGCGTAATACGCGATGTTCAGCCATTAACCCGAACGCTCAGCGAAAACCCACGCGCACTGCTATTCGACAGTGTCGAAACCGAAGACCCGATACCTCGCGCACCACGCGAATAA
- a CDS encoding DEAD/DEAH box helicase — protein MNFSDLGLDADLLRAVTDQGYTEPTPIQRQAIPVVLQGRDLLASAQTGTGKTAGFTLPMLQRLSAGKPATKRQVRALVLTPTRELAAQVGESVTTYGRHLSLRSHIIFGGVGQQPQVDALKRGLDILVATPGRLLDLQQQGHVDLSSVEIVVLDEADRMLDMGFIHDIKRLLKLVPSKRQNLLFSATFSDEIQTLAQQFLSDPAFIDVAPRNTTADKIAQSVYRVDREKKRELLAHLIKQHQWYQVLVFTRTKHGANRLAEQLSKQDIPAMAIHGNKSQGARTRALGAFKGGDLQVLVATDIAARGLDINELPHVVNFELPNVAEDYVHRIGRTGRAGSNGEAISLVCVDEHALLRGIERLIKQTLTKHIEPGFEPDPNATAQPIENGRRQPRNARSQRKPSQHTDRDAAPKRRARR, from the coding sequence ATGAACTTTTCTGATCTCGGCCTTGATGCCGACTTACTTCGCGCGGTAACCGATCAAGGATATACCGAGCCGACGCCTATTCAGCGTCAAGCCATCCCTGTGGTATTGCAAGGCCGCGACCTGCTCGCCAGCGCCCAAACCGGCACAGGCAAAACTGCCGGTTTCACACTGCCCATGCTGCAGCGTTTATCAGCAGGTAAGCCTGCCACCAAACGCCAAGTGCGTGCTTTAGTGTTGACCCCAACCCGAGAACTGGCCGCCCAGGTAGGTGAAAGTGTCACCACTTACGGGCGACATCTTTCTCTGCGTTCACATATCATCTTCGGTGGCGTCGGCCAGCAACCCCAAGTCGACGCACTGAAACGTGGCCTTGATATCCTGGTGGCCACACCGGGACGATTGCTCGACTTGCAACAGCAAGGGCACGTTGATCTGTCAAGCGTTGAAATTGTTGTTCTGGATGAAGCTGATCGCATGCTCGACATGGGCTTTATCCATGATATTAAACGTCTCTTGAAGCTGGTACCCAGCAAACGCCAGAACCTACTGTTTTCCGCCACTTTTTCTGACGAGATCCAGACGCTGGCGCAGCAGTTCTTGAGCGACCCGGCGTTTATCGACGTAGCGCCACGCAATACCACGGCGGACAAAATTGCCCAATCGGTCTACCGGGTTGACCGAGAGAAAAAGCGCGAACTACTGGCGCACCTCATCAAGCAACACCAGTGGTATCAAGTGTTGGTGTTTACGCGCACCAAGCACGGTGCTAACCGCTTGGCAGAACAGTTATCCAAACAAGACATCCCCGCGATGGCCATCCACGGCAACAAGAGCCAGGGTGCCCGCACACGTGCGCTTGGCGCATTTAAAGGTGGAGATTTGCAAGTATTGGTCGCCACCGATATTGCCGCACGTGGTCTCGATATCAATGAGCTGCCTCACGTGGTCAACTTTGAGTTGCCCAACGTAGCGGAAGATTACGTGCACCGCATCGGGCGGACAGGTCGTGCTGGCAGTAATGGCGAGGCGATTTCACTGGTATGCGTCGATGAGCACGCGTTATTACGCGGCATTGAACGGCTAATTAAACAGACCCTCACCAAGCACATTGAGCCCGGATTTGAACCCGACCCGAATGCCACAGCCCAGCCTATCGAAAATGGCCGTCGGCAACCGCGTAACGCTCGCAGCCAACGCAAACCGAGTCAGCATACCGACCGAGATGCGGCCCCCAAGCGTCGCGCTCGCCGCTAG
- a CDS encoding MFS transporter, translating to MRARHTVFIALMVIVGLNLRPAMSSVAPLLNRLQEVAGLSAASAGVLTTLPVLFLGLAAPLAPILAQRIGSEQALSTALGLLMVGLIMRGLPFPGVLFIGSALSGAAIGLAGTLLPALVKRQLPHSADLLTGLYTMALCLGGALGAGLSVPLTHYLGSWQASLMSWSLLAFTALVLWGIYMPNTKTSSPITAVPQTGTLKLLSQPLTWYVMLFMGIQSSMAYIVFGWLPTLLVYRGYNEATAGWTMAISILCQLASALTAPWLARLGRDQRPALLCVLLSTACGLWMLLIAPLHWQWPGAVLLGLGQGGSFSLALSLLVLRTANARLSGQLSGLVQGGGYTIAAIGPFGVGLLLQHGASGAQITWLLISLLLVCGGFALLAGRKRWLDDSSGQLLVHNEKYDDRLNKETP from the coding sequence ATGAGGGCACGCCATACCGTATTTATTGCGCTGATGGTCATCGTAGGGCTCAATCTCCGCCCTGCGATGTCTTCGGTTGCACCGCTACTTAATCGCTTACAGGAAGTCGCTGGCCTTTCGGCTGCCTCAGCGGGCGTGCTCACCACGTTGCCGGTGCTATTTTTGGGCCTCGCGGCGCCGCTTGCCCCTATCCTTGCTCAACGCATTGGTAGCGAACAGGCGTTAAGCACTGCACTAGGTCTGCTAATGGTTGGCCTGATAATGCGAGGCTTGCCGTTTCCTGGGGTTCTTTTTATCGGTTCAGCGCTTTCTGGCGCTGCCATCGGGCTTGCGGGCACCCTGCTTCCTGCACTGGTAAAACGCCAGCTGCCGCATAGTGCCGACCTCCTGACCGGTCTGTATACCATGGCACTATGTCTGGGCGGCGCTTTAGGAGCAGGACTAAGCGTCCCCCTTACCCACTACCTTGGCAGTTGGCAAGCCAGTTTAATGAGTTGGTCCCTGCTGGCCTTTACCGCACTGGTGTTATGGGGCATTTATATGCCCAATACTAAAACCTCGTCACCCATTACTGCCGTACCTCAAACCGGTACGCTGAAGCTCCTCAGCCAGCCGCTTACCTGGTACGTCATGCTCTTTATGGGCATTCAATCATCGATGGCTTATATCGTGTTTGGGTGGTTACCGACACTCCTGGTCTACCGTGGTTATAACGAAGCCACTGCTGGATGGACCATGGCGATCTCGATTCTTTGCCAACTTGCCTCAGCGCTCACCGCCCCGTGGCTCGCCCGCCTAGGACGTGATCAGCGCCCGGCGTTACTCTGCGTTTTACTATCCACCGCCTGCGGTTTGTGGATGTTGTTGATAGCGCCACTTCACTGGCAATGGCCAGGCGCAGTACTTCTCGGACTAGGCCAAGGCGGGAGTTTTAGCTTAGCGCTCAGCCTGCTGGTCTTGCGCACGGCGAATGCACGCCTTTCAGGTCAACTCTCCGGGCTGGTTCAAGGCGGTGGCTATACCATCGCGGCAATTGGCCCTTTCGGAGTGGGCTTATTACTGCAGCACGGTGCTAGCGGTGCTCAAATCACATGGCTGCTGATTTCGCTGCTGTTGGTGTGCGGTGGTTTCGCACTGCTTGCCGGACGCAAACGCTGGCTCGACGATAGTTCGGGGCAGCTTTTAGTGCACAATGAAAAATACGATGACCGCCTAAATAAGGAGACGCCGTGA
- a CDS encoding paraquat-inducible protein A, with amino-acid sequence MSQHWLPKRPSLHVNAPLVDQQPPEIRTQRRRLRACHECDWVSALPPLKSGEKASCPRCSHVLVKRHRYPAQRSMALAAASLIALLLAVSYPFVSFSYSGVSNRIELSETASTLITFHQPVVAIGVVMTIVVLPAVYLLGTLWLQYGLLRNDPLPFSRSTARSLSHLTPWMMADVFIVGALVSLFKVAGLADIDLGLAFWAFCVFAILLLMTVQSIDADWMWFALEGEPLVPEGTQTGMSAAAQRLTSCPTCGLINRISPDRKHHCVRCHERLHPRLPHSIQRTWALLAAATVMYIPANIYPIMTTTSLGDSSPSTIVGGIVELIQAGSWPVAGVIFVASIIVPVGKLCALAWLCTVANRSHALNAQTRTTLYRITEFIGRWSMVDIFVVAILVALIRADSLMTVNPGPAALAFGSVVVLTMLAAMTFDPRLLWDAPITKHPGRQAARKEIIDG; translated from the coding sequence TTGTCACAGCACTGGCTCCCTAAACGACCATCGTTGCATGTCAATGCGCCGCTGGTTGACCAGCAACCACCTGAAATCCGCACTCAGCGGCGACGCCTGCGCGCCTGCCACGAATGCGACTGGGTCTCGGCCCTACCACCACTCAAATCAGGCGAAAAAGCCAGCTGCCCACGATGTTCACATGTGTTAGTGAAACGCCATCGCTATCCAGCACAACGCAGTATGGCACTCGCTGCGGCATCGCTTATTGCTCTCTTGCTGGCGGTCTCCTACCCGTTTGTGAGTTTCAGCTATAGCGGAGTAAGCAACCGTATCGAACTTTCCGAAACGGCTAGTACGCTCATAACGTTTCATCAACCCGTGGTCGCTATTGGCGTTGTCATGACCATCGTAGTGCTACCTGCCGTGTATTTACTCGGCACCCTTTGGCTGCAATATGGTTTATTGCGTAACGATCCCCTGCCCTTTAGCCGATCAACGGCACGTTCACTAAGCCATTTAACTCCCTGGATGATGGCCGATGTATTTATTGTCGGCGCTTTGGTCAGCTTATTTAAAGTAGCCGGGCTTGCCGATATTGATCTTGGATTGGCTTTTTGGGCATTTTGCGTTTTTGCCATTTTGCTACTGATGACCGTTCAATCGATTGATGCGGACTGGATGTGGTTTGCCCTAGAAGGCGAGCCACTCGTCCCTGAGGGCACCCAAACAGGTATGTCAGCCGCTGCCCAGCGGCTTACCAGTTGCCCTACTTGCGGGCTAATTAATCGAATATCTCCGGACAGAAAACATCATTGCGTGCGCTGCCACGAGCGACTGCACCCTCGCTTGCCGCATAGTATTCAACGCACTTGGGCATTACTCGCCGCCGCTACGGTCATGTACATTCCTGCTAATATATACCCCATCATGACCACGACAAGCTTGGGCGATAGCTCACCGTCGACTATCGTTGGCGGTATTGTCGAGCTTATTCAAGCAGGCTCTTGGCCAGTGGCTGGCGTTATTTTTGTCGCCAGTATTATTGTGCCCGTCGGCAAGCTATGTGCATTGGCTTGGCTATGCACTGTTGCCAACCGAAGCCATGCCCTCAACGCCCAAACGCGGACAACGCTTTACCGAATCACCGAATTTATTGGACGCTGGTCGATGGTCGATATCTTTGTGGTCGCGATTTTAGTCGCGTTGATACGCGCAGATTCACTGATGACAGTCAACCCTGGGCCGGCTGCCCTCGCCTTTGGATCGGTGGTGGTCTTAACCATGCTGGCCGCAATGACTTTCGACCCACGTTTACTATGGGATGCGCCCATTACCAAACACCCAGGACGCCAAGCCGCCCGTAAGGAAATAATTGATGGCTGA
- a CDS encoding PqiC family protein, which yields MRYLSRKLVVMLLLPLLLSACASNTPSASRYVLPSGSLSSPPSAPEGTLKVTAPRLPHYLDVEGIVMQVDDITLQEANSHQWAEAIGRQLERGLRARLSNALPTWRVVRDTSSDERVITLRLEVDQFQGRHDGRAIASGQWQLLNQQGDVLAMETFHAETPLVEDGYPALVRALGKSWDTVGEQIAQALEDVR from the coding sequence ATGCGTTATTTGTCTCGAAAACTAGTTGTGATGTTACTGCTGCCGCTTTTACTCAGTGCCTGTGCCAGCAACACACCCTCGGCCAGCCGCTATGTATTGCCGAGCGGGTCATTATCAAGCCCGCCCAGCGCACCTGAAGGCACCCTTAAAGTGACAGCGCCGCGCTTGCCACACTATTTGGATGTCGAAGGTATTGTCATGCAAGTAGATGACATTACCTTGCAGGAGGCAAACAGCCATCAGTGGGCAGAAGCCATTGGCCGCCAATTGGAACGCGGGCTGCGGGCCCGCCTGTCCAATGCGCTGCCCACATGGCGCGTGGTGCGCGACACATCTAGCGACGAGCGAGTGATCACGCTACGCTTAGAGGTAGACCAATTCCAAGGACGCCATGACGGACGTGCCATTGCCAGTGGTCAATGGCAACTACTCAATCAACAGGGTGATGTATTGGCGATGGAAACATTCCATGCTGAAACACCGCTCGTGGAAGACGGGTACCCTGCGCTCGTTCGGGCCCTAGGTAAAAGTTGGGACACCGTAGGTGAGCAGATTGCCCAGGCGCTTGAAGATGTTCGATAG